The Streptomyces sp. NBC_00102 genome segment GCGGACGGTGGGTCCCGTCGCTCGACGCCTGCACCGAGGCCCAGACGAACAGCGCCGTCTCCAGCCCTTCGCGCCCCACGGCGAGGAACGCGGTCACCACCAGCGTGAAGGTGCCCATCCGCAGGGCGGATTCGAGCTTGCCGTGGAGCTCCGACTTGAGATGCCGGGCGGTGCGCCGCATCCAGAAGACCATCCAGGTCACCAGGCCGACCGCGACTATGGACAGGGAGCCCCCCAGCGCCTCCTGCGCCTGGAAGGTCATCTCCTGGGAGCCGTAGGTCAGGGCGCAGCCGAATCCCAGCGCGATGAGCACCGCGACGGCGATGCCCGCCCACACCGGACGCAAGGCGTCCCGTCGGCCGGTCTTGACCAGGTAGGCGATGAGGATGCAGACGATCAGGCTGGCTTCGAGGCCCTCCCGGAGCCCGATCAGGTAGTTGCCGAACATGCCGTGGTCACCTTCTTGTTCTGTGTGGTGCTTCGGTGGGGGAGCGGTCGCCCCGGCGGGGCATCCCCGGACGCCCCGGGCGTTCCGAGGATGCCGGGGGCGTCCGGGGAAGTTGTCAGGCGCCGAACAGGGCGCGGCCCCACCAGTCGTCGGCGTCGTGGACACCGGGCGGGATCGCGAACAGGGCCGAACCGACGTGCTGGATGTACTCGTTGAGCGCGTCCTGCCGCGACAGCGCCCGTTGGATCGGGATGAAACCCGTGCGCGGATCGCGCTGGTAGGCGAGGAAGAACAGGCCCGCGTCGAGCCGCCCCAGGCCGTCCGTGCCGTCGGTGAAGGAGTAACCGCGGCGCAGGATGCGTATGCCGCCGTGCGAGTCGGGGTGGGCGAGCCGCACATGGGCGGTCGGCTTCATCCCCTTGAGGAACGGCTCGGCCCGCTCGGTGCTGCGGCCGGCCGGGGCACCGACCTTCTTGTCCCGGCCGAACACGTCCTCCTGCTCGCCGAGCGGCGTCCGGTCCCAGGTCTCGATGTTCATCCTGATGCGCCGGGCCACGAGATAGGAACCGCCGTCCATCCACGCGGGACCGTCGCCCGCTTTCGCCCAGACGTGCTTGTCGAGCGTCGCGGTGTCGGTTCCGGAGATGTTGTTCGTGCCGTCCTTGAACCCGAAGAGGTTGCGAGGGGTCTGCGACTCGGGGGTGGTGGAGGACGTCTTCCCGAATCCGAGCTGCGACCACCGGATGGCGACCTTGCCGAACCCGATCCTGGCCAGGTTGCGTATCGCGTGCACGGCCACCTGCGGGTCGTCGGCGCACGCCTGGACGCACAGATCGCCGCCGCTGCGCGCGGGATCGAGCTGGTCCCCGGAGAACTTCGGCAGGTCCGCCAGCGCGTCAGGCAGTTGGTCGCGCAGGTCGAACTTGTCGAACAGGGAGGCGCCGAAGCCCACGGTGAGGGTGAGCTGCGAGGCGTCGAGGCCCAGGGCCTCGCCGGTGTCGTCCGGCGGGGCCTCGGGCATCCCGCCGTACGCCCCCTCCCCGACGGTCCGTCCGGCCGTCATCCGGGCCGCCGCCCGCGTCCACTCCTTCAGGAGCCCGACGAGGGCGGCGCGGTCCTCGGTGGTGACGTCGAAGGCCGCGAAGTGCAGCCTCCCCTGGACCGGTGTGGCGATACCGGCCTGGTGGGCCCCGTGGAACGCGACGGCGCCGGCCCCCGACTCCCCGGTCCCCCCGGAGCGCGTGACGGCCAACGTTCCTCCCGCCGCCGCTGCCGCGCCCACCACCAGCCCCGCTCCGCCCCAGCCGAACAACGCCCGCCGGGAGGGAGGGGGCACACGGTGGTCCTCGGTCATCTCAACAAACCCTTCGCCTGGCCCAGGGGGCCGCCTTGCGCTGATCGCACGAATCCCGGCCCAGCGGGAACCGGAGGCTACTTGACGACCGCGGCCGCCAGCTTGGAGACCGGCTCGGCCAGGGCGTTCACCGCGTCCGACAGCTTCTTGCGGTCGGCGGTGGACACCTTGTCGTAGGAGACGAACTCGTAACTGGTGGCGTCCGGGCGGTACTGGTCGAGGAGCGTGTCCACCTTGGCGAACTGGGCGTCCAGCTCCGAGGTGAGGGCCTGGTCGCTCTTGGCGGCGGTCGGCTTGAGGAGCTCGTACGCCTTCTCGGCCCCCTCGATGTTGCCCTTGAAGTCGACGAGGTCGGTGTGCGAGTAGCGGTCCTCCTCACCGGTCACCTTGCCGGTGGCCACCTCGGTGAGCAGGTCGTTCGCCCCGTTCGCCATCGAGGCGGGGGTGATCACGGCCGTGCCCACGCGGTTCTGCCAGTCGGTCAGGTCGCTCAGCAGCTGCGTCGCGAGCTGCTTGTCCTCGGCGGTGATCTTCTTGTCCGCCCACAGGGACTTCTCCAGCCGGTGCCAGCCCGTCCACTTCTGGCCCTCCTCCAGGCCGTCCGCCCGGGTGTCGACCAGCGGGTCGATGTCGCCGAAGGACTCGGCCACCGGCTCGGTGCGCTCCCAGCCGAGGCGGGAGGGGGCGTACGCCTTCTTCGCCGCCTCCAGGTCGCCGGCCCGCACCGCGTCGGTGAAGACCTTCACCAGGGGAAGGGTGGCGTCCGCCTGCTCCTGTGCGTAGGTGCGGTAGGCCGCGACCGCCTTGTCGGCCTCGGGGTCACGCGCGGCGGTGTTCTCGCCGGTGACCTTCAGCGGCTGCCGGTAGCCCTTGCCGGTCATGCCGGGGATGCAGGCGATCTCGTACGAGCCCGCCTTGAGCTCACCCGTGACCTTGTGGGAGGTGCTGGGGCCGATGTTCTCCCGCTCGGCGGCTATCCGCCCGTCCGGGTAGAGGATCTCCACCTCGGTCACCTTGGAGCCCGTGCTGCTGATGTCGAGGACGACCTTGCCCGCGGCCGTCGTCTTCGCGGAGGTCTCGCACGCGTCGTCCCCGGCGGTCACCTTGATGGTCCGTCCGGCGTCCGCCTCGGAGTCGCTCTTCTCCGTGCAGCCGGTCAGGGCCGCGAGGCAGACGGCCGCCGAGACCAGGGTGACGGCGGAAAGAGGGGCAGCGCGCATGGCGGATCTCCAAGGTGTCAGGACAGGCCGAAGGGACCCCGTGCCCTCCGACGGAGGCCGCAGGGGTGAGGTGAGGCTGACCTAACTTATCCCCGTCGGCGGCGAAGGGTTCCGTGAGCGCATGTGATCTGCATCTCGTTCGAAGTGATGATTCGTCACCCGGTGAACGATTTCTCACGCTTTGGGATCGATGAAGTCAAGGATGCGCAAAGTTGCGCGTGATATAGGGGCTCGCGCATGTTGAATCGACGCCCGGCCCTTCCGTGATCGTCGGCGATCGACAGGCGTGCGTCTACTGGATTGTAGACGTAGGTGGGCGTGATCCGTACAGGAGGGCGGGAAAGCAGGGGACGGGCGCCGGTGGTGCGGCGGATCCGGATGGGACCGGGCGGGGACCGGCGACGCCTCCGCCCATGGCCCCCTCGCCCGGCGTGAGTTGTCCGCCCGTCGGCCCGTTTCCCCGGCATGAGTTGTCCGCCCGGCGGCCTGTTGGGCCCCCGGGCAAGGAGCGTCCGGCCCTCACCCTCGGCAGCCGGTCAGGACGCCTCCGCCGCGATGGGCTGTTCGGTCCAGATGGTCTTGCCGTCGTCCCCGTAGCGGCAGCCCCAGCGATCGGTCATCTGCGCGACCAGGAAGAGGCCGCGCCCGCCCTCGTCGGTGGTGCGGGCTCTGCGCAGGCGCGGCTGGGTGCTGGCGGGATCGCGCACCTCGCAGACCAGCGTGTCGTCGGTACGTATCAGCCGCACGTCCAGCGGACCTCCGGCGTACCGCACCGAGTTGGTCACCAACTCGCTGACCACCAGTTCGCTCGCCATGACGGTGAGATCGTCCAGCCCCCAGTCGTTCAGTCGACGGGACACCGCGGACCTTATGGAGGCGACCAGTTCGGGGCGGGCCGGTATCGACCACTGGGCGGTGTGCGCCGCGTCGACCGTACGCAGGCGTCCGACCAGGAGCACCACGTCCTCCGGCGGCCCCTCGGATCCCACGTTCCGCAGGACCTCGGCGGAGATCTCCTCCGGTTCCTTGCGGCGGCCGTCCTCCGCGACCGAGGCCTGCTGGAGGATGCGGGGCAGGGCGACCCGGGGATCGTCGTCGGGCCCGGTACCGAGCACCCGCAGAAGCCCATGGGTGTACAGGGCCACGAGCGTGCCGGGAGCCACTTCCCACTCGCTGACCTCGAACGGCGCTCCACCCTCACCCAGGGCGGCACCGGGGCGCACGGGCATCAGTACCGCCGGGCCCTCGGGAGGTACGAGCACCGGTGCCGTGCCGCCGGCGGCGGCCGCGACACAGTGCCCGAGGACGGGATCGTGCACGACATAGGTGCAGGCTGCACGGACGCGATGGTCTTCGGTGCCGGACTCGGCGTCGAGATGCTGGACCAGCTCGTCGAGATGCGTCAGCAACTCGTCCGGTTCCAGGTCAAGTTCGGCGAGGGTGTCCATGGCGCTCCGCAGGCGTCCCATGGTGGCGCTGGCCCGGAGACCGTGGCCGGCGACCGTGCCGGTGACCAGCGCGACCCGCGCGGAGGAGAGGGGGATGACGTCGAACCAGTCGCCTCCGCCGACGTTCCGGCGGCCTGCCGGGAGACAGGAGGCGAAGGTGGTCACGGCCGTGGAGTCCGTGGTCGCGGACGGCAGCAGCTGGCGCTGCAGGGCCAGTGCCGTGCGGTGTTCGCGTTCGTAGCGGCGGGCGTTGTCCAGAGCCAGCGCGGCCCGCGAGGCGATCAGTGAGAACTGCCGCAGATCCTCCTCGTCACCGGTCCACTCCGGCCTGCACCGCACGACGACGGCGAGGCCCAGTACCAGACCCCGTGCGCACAGCGGCATCATGAGCCTCGACCCGGCGTCCGCCGGGAGCATGCGCCGGGCCAGGGCGGGTCCCACGCTCCTGCTGAGCTGCTCCGCCGCGCCGTGATGATCCATCATCACGTCGCCCGTGCTGAACATCTCGCGCAGGCGTGGCACCCGCGCGGTCAGGGGCACCGCTTCGCCGATCTCGAACTGGCCGGGGTGGGCATCGCCCGCGGCGGCCGTCCGGATCATGCGGGGGCTCAGTTCCCCGGTGTCGTAGCGGGGAGGCTCGTCACCGTTGAGGACCTCCTCGGCGAGATCCACGAACGCCAGCCCGCCGACGCCGGGAACCAGCAGGTCGGCCAGGGCCCGTGCGGTCTTCCGCACGTCAAGGCTGTAGCCGAGGCGTTCGCCCGCCTCGTCCATCAGCGCCTGACGTCTGCGCAGTGCGCCGAGCTCGGATGAGTCGGTCACCTTGCACCTCCGTACCTGGGTACGAGCCACGGCCGACGGCTTGGGAGACGGATTCGGGGACGACGGGGGATCGGTGGGGGAGGGGGCGCGGCCGTGTCCCCCGTTTCAGTATGGGGCGAGACCGCCGGGCGGCATGTCGAACCCGGTCGCGCGCGACGGAACGGTGGCCAGGTGTCGTCGCAGGGTCGCTTTCCGTCACTGCCGGGGGAGTGGTCGGCCCGCTCCGCCCGGTGCTGCGCAACGCGCTCGTCCCCTCGCTCACCGTGCTCGGCGTGAAGGCCGGCCCCTGGTCAGCGGGGCCGTCGTCACCGGAGCAATCGTCGGCCTGCCCGTATGGGCATGCTCATCCCTCGCGGAGGTGGACGGTACTGACCGGTGGTGCGTCACGATCCGGGGGACCTCCCGACGTGTGCGACCCGTCGTGACCGTCCAGGAAAAGGGAGGGGCCGACGACGGCCCGCCCCACCGGGGCTCTGTAATGCACGAGTAACGCCCTCTGCCTAGCGTCCGGGCTCCCCGTACCGTTCCTGGAAGGGCAGCCCCCGATGCACCTGTCTCCACCGCCCCGGCGCAGAGCCGCCGTCTGGACGGCCGTCGCTCTCGCCGCGACGGCCATGCTCACCGCTCCGGCATCGGCGGCGGCCGCCGGCCCCACGACGTCCACGCCGTCCCCGAAGGTCGACTCCGCCCTGCTGACCGCCGTCGAAGGCGGCGGCGAAGCCACCTTCTTCGTCACGCTGAAGGACCAGGCGGACCTGTCCTCCGCCAAGAAGCAGAAGTCCCACGCGGCGCGTGCCAAGGCCGCCTACGGCGAGCTGCGCGCCCACGCCGCGTCCAGCCAGAAGTCGCTCAACTCTTTCCTCGACAAGGAAAAGGTGAGCCACGAAGGTTACTGGATCGCGAACACCGTCAAGGTGACCGGTGACCAGGACCTGATCAATCAGCTGGCGAAGCGCTCGGACGTCGCGAGCATCGTCAAGGAACGGCACTACCAGCTCGACGACAGCGAGACCTCCGACGCGAAGATCACCGCGTCGCGCACGAACCCCTCTGCCGCGGGCTCGTCGGCCAAGAGCGCCACGGACTCCTCCGCGAACGGTGACACCACCCCCGAGTGGGGCGTCGCCGACATCAACGCCGACGACGTGTGGAACCAGTACGACGACCGCGGCGAGGGCATCGTCATCGCCAGCGTCGACTCGGGCGTGCAGTACGACCACCCCGACCTGGTGGCCCAGTACCGGGGCAACAACGGCGACGGCACCTTCACGCACGACTACAACTTCTACGACCCGTCCGGGACGTGCCCCGCCGACGGCACCCCGTGCGACAACAACGGTCACGGCACCCACACGATGGGCACCATGGTCGGCAAGAACGGCATCGGCGTCGCGCCGAACGCCAAGTGGATCGCCGCCAAGGGCTGCGAGTCGAGCCAGTGTTCGGACGAGTACCTGCTCGCCGCCGGCCAGTGGATCCTCGCGCCGACCGACCACAACGGGCAGAACCCGCGCCCGGACATGGCGCCGAACATCGTCAACAACTCCTGGGGCGGCGACGACACGACGTTCTACCAGGACATCGTCGAGGCCTGGAACTCCGCGGGCATCTTCGAGGCGTTCGCGGCCGGCAACGACGGTGACGGCACCACCTGCTCCACCGCGCACGCCCCCGGTTCCCAGGTGACCTCCTACGGAGTCGGCGCGTACGACGCGAACGGCAAGATCGCGTCCTTCTCCGGTTTCGGTCCGTCGCTGGTCGACGGTTCGGCGAAGCCGAACATCTCGGCGCCGGGCGTGAACGTCGAGTCGACGTGGCCGGGTTCTTCGTACAACACGGAGAACGGCACGTCGATGGCCACCCCGCACGTCGCGGCCGCGGCCGCGCTGCTGTGGTCGGCGGCCCCGTCGCTGATCGGTGACATCCAGGGCACGCGGGACCTGCTCAACCAGGGCGCCCGTGACGTCGACGACACCCACTGCGGTGGCACCGCCGGCATGAACAACGTCTGGGGCGAGGGCAAGCTCGACATCCTCGCGTCCGTCGACAAGGCCCCGCACACCGCCGGCACCGTCAGCGGCAAGGTCACCGACAAGGCCACCGGCACCGCCGTCTCCGGCGCCATCGTCAAGGCCACCAACGCCACCTACGGCACCCGCACGGTCACCACGGGCGCCGACGGCACGTACCGCCTGTCGCTCAACCCGGGCACCTACGACTTCGCGCTCAGCGGCTACGGCTACGCGACCGCCCAGGTCACCGGCGTCGAGATCACCGAGAACCAGGCCCTGACGCAGGACGTCGCGCTCTCCACCGTCCCCTCGCACAAGGTCACCGGCACCGTCCTGGACGTCACCGGCAAGGCGCTCCCCGGCGCGACGGTCGAGCTGACCGGTTCCCCGGTCCCCTCGGTCACCACCAACGCCAAGGGCACGTACACCCTTCCGAAGGTCGCCGAGGGCGCCTACACCCTGACCGTGAAGCCGACCGTGCCGGTCCTGTGCAACGGCGTCTTCACCGGTGCCACCACCGTCGCCGCCGCCGACCTGACCAAGGACGTCCAGGTCCCGGCCCGCACCGACGCCACCGGCAACAGCTGTGCCCCGGCCGCCTACTCCTGGATCGCCGGTTCGAAGAAGGTCACCCTGACCGGTGACGAGGACGCCACGACGATCTCGCTGCCCTTCCCGGTGAAGCTGTACGGGGTCTCGTACTCCACGACCTCCGTCACCACCGACGGCATGCTGAACTTCCTGGCACCGCGCGTCGGTGACTACGCGAACACCACGCTGCCGACCGCGTACAACCCCAACGGCTTCATCGCCCCGCTCTGGGACGACCTGACGCTCGACAAGAAGTCGTCCGTCCAGACCGCCACCACCGGCACCAAGGGCAGCCGCAAGTTCGCCGTCGTCTGGAACGACGCGGCCTACGCGAACGGCACCACCGGGCGCGCCACCTTCGAGGCCGTCTTCGACGAGGCGACCGGCGCGGTGACCCTCCAGTACAAGTCGGTCGCGGACCTGGGCGCGGGTGCCACCGTCGGCATCCAGAACCAGGCCGGTACCGACGCACTCCAGTACGCCTACAACCAGTCGGTCATCACCGCCGGTTCGGCGATCCGCTTCACGCAGGGAGCCAAGTGATGAGAAGCCTCCACTCGCGGCGGGGCGTCCAGCTCGCCTCAGCCCTGGTCGCCGCCGGGCTCTGCCTGAGCATCGCGCCGCAGGCCCTGGCCGCCGACGACGGTGACGGCGTCCTGAAGCTGACGGCCGCCCAGGCGCAGCGGCTGACCGCCGATGTCGCCCTGGACCCGTACGGTGACGCGGCCGAGAACCAGGTCAGCCCCCAGGCCGAGGACGCGCCCACGTCCGGCGACAGCACGGACACGAAGCCCTCCGGCTCCGGTTCCTCGCTGGACGGCGCGTCCACCGACGCCGCCACGGACGCCGCCGCCCCGGTCACCTTCACCGGCACCTCCTCCCTGGAGGGCGTGCGGGGCATGGGCGCGACCGTGCCCGTCGGCAAGGACGGCGACTACTTCACCGTCCACAGCCGGGGCAACGTGCAGCTGCACTCCGCCGACGGCGAGTCCGTGTGGGAGCGCACCAACACCTCGTACTACGCGGACTGGCAGGTCAAGCCGCTGCGCCCGTGGCAGACCGAGCCGTACCCGGTGCGGATCATGATGGGCTACAACGCGGTCTCGCCGTTCACCCCGTCCTCCGACTCCGGCTACTCCACGGGCGACCTGACCGGTGACGGCGTCGACGACATCGTCTTCTCTGCGAGCGTCGGCATCGCGTCCTACCGTCCGTTCACCTCGCCGGGCTCGTCGCTGCCCAACGGCACCTTCGTGACCGTCCTCGACGGCAAGACCGGCAAGACGGTGTGGTCGAAGCTGTACGACTACGCCACCATGGTCAAGATCGTCGACGGTACGCTGCTCGTCGCCGACGCGCCCCGGATGAACATGAACTCGCCGGCCTCCGACACGGCGAAGCTGTACGGCATCCGCTTCTCCTCGGCGGACGGGAAGCTGACCCCGTCGTCCACGTGGACGTACGACACCGGTGAGACGGGCGACGCCGCCTGGGGCGACATCCAGGACCTCGGCAAGGGCAAGGTCGCCGTCTCCTGGGACCGCGCGATGACCAGCACGGTGGAGGGCCGGGGCCACACCCTCGCCCTGAACGTGGCGGACGGCTCGGTCACCTGGAAGACCGACAGCCTGCTCTACAGCCGTCAGCTGCGCGTCGACGCCGGCCGCAAGCGGCTCGTCGCCGTCGAGCAGTCCGACGTCAACGACGCGGTGACGTACGAGATCGCCGCGTACGACCTGAAGACCGGCAACCGTACGACCCTGGACAGCCGGGTCAACGTGCTGCCCACCGCCCTGACGGTCGGTGACCTCACCGCCAAGGCGGGCGACGAGTACGCGGTCGCCGAGTCCTCCCTGGACAACTACCTCCAGGTGAACGCCAACACGGTGCGCGTGGTCAACGGCGACGCACCCGGCAAGCTGCTCTGGTCGCAGACGACCAAGCGCGACGCCGAGAACAACCAGGACGGGCCGAACGTCTGGCGCCTCCAGGTCGCCGACGGCAAGCTCGTCGTCGCGGGCGACGACGACCGCATGATCTCCGGGTCGCAGAACGCGGGTGGCGAACGCTTCGCCGCGACGACCGTGTAC includes the following:
- the efeU gene encoding iron uptake transporter permease EfeU: MFGNYLIGLREGLEASLIVCILIAYLVKTGRRDALRPVWAGIAVAVLIALGFGCALTYGSQEMTFQAQEALGGSLSIVAVGLVTWMVFWMRRTARHLKSELHGKLESALRMGTFTLVVTAFLAVGREGLETALFVWASVQASSDGTHRPLIGVILGLATAVVLGYLFYRGAVRIDLAKFFTWTGAMLVVVAAGVLAYGVHDLQEADFLGGLNNLAFDIHTAIPVDSWYGSLLKGVFNFQPDPTVVQVVVWLLYLVPVLALFLFFPGSRTGVRKDPAVGSGRPTEA
- the efeB gene encoding iron uptake transporter deferrochelatase/peroxidase subunit, which gives rise to MTEDHRVPPPSRRALFGWGGAGLVVGAAAAAGGTLAVTRSGGTGESGAGAVAFHGAHQAGIATPVQGRLHFAAFDVTTEDRAALVGLLKEWTRAAARMTAGRTVGEGAYGGMPEAPPDDTGEALGLDASQLTLTVGFGASLFDKFDLRDQLPDALADLPKFSGDQLDPARSGGDLCVQACADDPQVAVHAIRNLARIGFGKVAIRWSQLGFGKTSSTTPESQTPRNLFGFKDGTNNISGTDTATLDKHVWAKAGDGPAWMDGGSYLVARRIRMNIETWDRTPLGEQEDVFGRDKKVGAPAGRSTERAEPFLKGMKPTAHVRLAHPDSHGGIRILRRGYSFTDGTDGLGRLDAGLFFLAYQRDPRTGFIPIQRALSRQDALNEYIQHVGSALFAIPPGVHDADDWWGRALFGA
- the efeO gene encoding iron uptake system protein EfeO — protein: MRAAPLSAVTLVSAAVCLAALTGCTEKSDSEADAGRTIKVTAGDDACETSAKTTAAGKVVLDISSTGSKVTEVEILYPDGRIAAERENIGPSTSHKVTGELKAGSYEIACIPGMTGKGYRQPLKVTGENTAARDPEADKAVAAYRTYAQEQADATLPLVKVFTDAVRAGDLEAAKKAYAPSRLGWERTEPVAESFGDIDPLVDTRADGLEEGQKWTGWHRLEKSLWADKKITAEDKQLATQLLSDLTDWQNRVGTAVITPASMANGANDLLTEVATGKVTGEEDRYSHTDLVDFKGNIEGAEKAYELLKPTAAKSDQALTSELDAQFAKVDTLLDQYRPDATSYEFVSYDKVSTADRKKLSDAVNALAEPVSKLAAAVVK
- a CDS encoding SpoIIE family protein phosphatase, yielding MTDSSELGALRRRQALMDEAGERLGYSLDVRKTARALADLLVPGVGGLAFVDLAEEVLNGDEPPRYDTGELSPRMIRTAAAGDAHPGQFEIGEAVPLTARVPRLREMFSTGDVMMDHHGAAEQLSRSVGPALARRMLPADAGSRLMMPLCARGLVLGLAVVVRCRPEWTGDEEDLRQFSLIASRAALALDNARRYEREHRTALALQRQLLPSATTDSTAVTTFASCLPAGRRNVGGGDWFDVIPLSSARVALVTGTVAGHGLRASATMGRLRSAMDTLAELDLEPDELLTHLDELVQHLDAESGTEDHRVRAACTYVVHDPVLGHCVAAAAGGTAPVLVPPEGPAVLMPVRPGAALGEGGAPFEVSEWEVAPGTLVALYTHGLLRVLGTGPDDDPRVALPRILQQASVAEDGRRKEPEEISAEVLRNVGSEGPPEDVVLLVGRLRTVDAAHTAQWSIPARPELVASIRSAVSRRLNDWGLDDLTVMASELVVSELVTNSVRYAGGPLDVRLIRTDDTLVCEVRDPASTQPRLRRARTTDEGGRGLFLVAQMTDRWGCRYGDDGKTIWTEQPIAAEAS
- a CDS encoding S8 family serine peptidase; the encoded protein is MHLSPPPRRRAAVWTAVALAATAMLTAPASAAAAGPTTSTPSPKVDSALLTAVEGGGEATFFVTLKDQADLSSAKKQKSHAARAKAAYGELRAHAASSQKSLNSFLDKEKVSHEGYWIANTVKVTGDQDLINQLAKRSDVASIVKERHYQLDDSETSDAKITASRTNPSAAGSSAKSATDSSANGDTTPEWGVADINADDVWNQYDDRGEGIVIASVDSGVQYDHPDLVAQYRGNNGDGTFTHDYNFYDPSGTCPADGTPCDNNGHGTHTMGTMVGKNGIGVAPNAKWIAAKGCESSQCSDEYLLAAGQWILAPTDHNGQNPRPDMAPNIVNNSWGGDDTTFYQDIVEAWNSAGIFEAFAAGNDGDGTTCSTAHAPGSQVTSYGVGAYDANGKIASFSGFGPSLVDGSAKPNISAPGVNVESTWPGSSYNTENGTSMATPHVAAAAALLWSAAPSLIGDIQGTRDLLNQGARDVDDTHCGGTAGMNNVWGEGKLDILASVDKAPHTAGTVSGKVTDKATGTAVSGAIVKATNATYGTRTVTTGADGTYRLSLNPGTYDFALSGYGYATAQVTGVEITENQALTQDVALSTVPSHKVTGTVLDVTGKALPGATVELTGSPVPSVTTNAKGTYTLPKVAEGAYTLTVKPTVPVLCNGVFTGATTVAAADLTKDVQVPARTDATGNSCAPAAYSWIAGSKKVTLTGDEDATTISLPFPVKLYGVSYSTTSVTTDGMLNFLAPRVGDYANTTLPTAYNPNGFIAPLWDDLTLDKKSSVQTATTGTKGSRKFAVVWNDAAYANGTTGRATFEAVFDEATGAVTLQYKSVADLGAGATVGIQNQAGTDALQYAYNQSVITAGSAIRFTQGAK
- a CDS encoding VCBS repeat-containing protein codes for the protein MRSLHSRRGVQLASALVAAGLCLSIAPQALAADDGDGVLKLTAAQAQRLTADVALDPYGDAAENQVSPQAEDAPTSGDSTDTKPSGSGSSLDGASTDAATDAAAPVTFTGTSSLEGVRGMGATVPVGKDGDYFTVHSRGNVQLHSADGESVWERTNTSYYADWQVKPLRPWQTEPYPVRIMMGYNAVSPFTPSSDSGYSTGDLTGDGVDDIVFSASVGIASYRPFTSPGSSLPNGTFVTVLDGKTGKTVWSKLYDYATMVKIVDGTLLVADAPRMNMNSPASDTAKLYGIRFSSADGKLTPSSTWTYDTGETGDAAWGDIQDLGKGKVAVSWDRAMTSTVEGRGHTLALNVADGSVTWKTDSLLYSRQLRVDAGRKRLVAVEQSDVNDAVTYEIAAYDLKTGNRTTLDSRVNVLPTALTVGDLTAKAGDEYAVAESSLDNYLQVNANTVRVVNGDAPGKLLWSQTTKRDAENNQDGPNVWRLQVADGKLVVAGDDDRMISGSQNAGGERFAATTVYSGKGALVWQNKGLAGAPMYQDVFSDAEGTHVRVIDQSQNIRTFKLGNGKQQSITPLQADISYAQTADVNKDGKSDVVMAGSSDGVWAYSGPSLVSGKPEKLWRATVPGSVHDMQKGDVNGDGKDEIVVAADSAVVVLNAKTGKTLATIDSGGQFVHSVELADLDGDGEKDIVVPTNTLNAYYGDGHKIWSHAAPAAAGDVIFSDASVQDGKVYASYSKVDSLDLADPGATAVALNAKTGKTKWSLAPEAPAVSTDGIIHAALTYKGTFASPEIPYADGHAVVYTWEITSQAGVGSTDATGPHTYMEIRDGRTGEVVHSTTMGGLWTHGGFFTDDGSLYQAGTSTFRRYSGEGTEDALASVIGQTYNGAFATGPGGRKLLIAGSEGAISAYAGDADFFESGQSFQSTLGDADLIGARNFLAADLDGDGTDEVLSLQGDDYAPDRLAEDLGGRYLVDDNGIHQVATYKLS